The following are encoded in a window of Castanea sativa cultivar Marrone di Chiusa Pesio chromosome 9, ASM4071231v1 genomic DNA:
- the LOC142610387 gene encoding protein DETOXIFICATION 21-like — translation MEEHMNQKLLREVDAAGEISVVDQVPLKDKVWSEMKKMWVVAVPAIFTRASAFGIIVITQAFVGHIGSTVLAAYSFICTVFLQFAVGILLGMATALQTLCGQAYGARKYHMLGVYLQRSWIFMFLASIILLPIFIFATQILEVLGQDEAVAKVGGEVAHWIIGAMFALVISYSSQMYLQSQSKNMLITYFAAVAILIHVLLSWLLTVRYNFGVPGAMLSTVLAFWIPNIGQLMFIMCGGCRETWKGFSSLAFQDLWDVMKLSLSSGVMLCAEVWYNAVLLLIAGYLKNAEVSIDALSICLSINGWEMMIAIGFMSAASVRVSNELGRGSAKAAKFSIVITGLTSFTIGFVLFLFFLIFRGRVAYIFTENEEVALAFANMSPFLAVSVLLNSIQPVLSGVAIGAGLQSIVAYVNLAAYYLVGIPVGAVLGFVFDMEVKGVWIGMLFGTFVQTVVLIIMTYKTDWDEQVIIARNRVNRWTVKDSNEPDHTTKDVYP, via the exons ATGGAGGAACATATGAACCAAAAGCTTCTTAGAGAAGTTGATGCTGCAGGAGAAATCAGTGTTGTTGATCAAGTGCCACTCAAGGACAAGGTATGGAGCGAGATGAAGAAGATGTGGGTTGTAGCTGTTCCTGCTATATTCACCAGAGCCTCCGCCTTTGGGATCATTGTCATCACTCAAGCCTTTGTTGGGCACATTGGGTCTACAGTATTAGCTGCCTACTCTTTCATTTGTACCGTGTTTTTGCAATTTGCAGTTGGCATCCTG TTAGGCATGGCTACGGCATTGCAAACTCTCTGTGGGCAAGCATACGGTGCAAGAAAATACCACATGCTTGGTGTATATCTTCAAAGATCAtggatttttatgtttttggcaTCAATAATTCTTCTTCCTATATTTATCTTCGCAACCCAAATTCTAGAGGTTTTAGGCCAAGATGAAGCTGTTGCAAAAGTTGGAGGAGAGGTTGCTCACTGGATAATTGGGGCAATGTTTGCCTTGGTGATATCTTATTCAAGTCAAATGTACTTGCAATCACAGAGCAAGAACATGCTCATTACTTACTTCGCAGCTGTTGCCATTCTAATACACGTCCTCCTTTCATGGCTTCTAACTGTGAGATATAACTTTGGGGTTCCTGGTGCAATGTTGTCCACAGTGTTGGCATTTTGGATTCCCAATATCGGTCAGCTTATGTTTATTATGTGTGGAGGTTGCCGGGAAACATGGAAGGGTTTCTCATCATTGGCTTTCCAGGATCTATGGGATGTTATGAAGCTTTCTTTATCATCGGGTGTAATGTTATG TGCGGAGGTTTGGTACAACGCAGTTTTGCTTCTTATAGCAGGATACCTGAAAAATGCCGAGGTCTCTATTGATGCTTTAAGCATATG CCTTAGCATCAATGGGTGGGAAATGATGATAGCTATTGGATTTATGTCTGCAGCG AGTGTTCGAGTATCAAATGAGCTTGGAAGAGGGAGTGCAAAGGCAGCGAAGTTCTCAATCGTGATCACAGGGCTCACTTCATTTACCATCGGATTCgtacttttcttgtttttccttATCTTCAGAGGACGTGTGGCTTACATATTCACCGAAAATGAAGAGGTGGCTTTAGCATTTGCAAACATGTCACCTTTCTTGGCTGTCTCCGTACTGTTGAATAGCATTCAACCTGTGCTCTCTG GAGTTGCTATTGGAGCTGGCTTGCAGAGCATTGTTGCATATGTCAACTTGGCAGCCTATTACCTAGTAGGGATTCCTGTTGGTGCTGTGCTTGGATTTGTTTTTGACATGGAAGTCAAA GGTGTTTGGATTGGAATGTTGTTCGGAACATTTGTTCAAACTGTTGTACTTATTATTATGACCTACAAAACCGATTGGGATGAACAG GTAATTATAGCTCGCAATCGCGTTAATAGATGGACTGTGAAAGATAGCAATGAACCAGACCATACCACAAAAGATGTCTACCCTTGA